The following proteins come from a genomic window of Kitasatospora sp. NBC_01246:
- a CDS encoding ALF repeat-containing protein — translation MKDEQESSARGGRALAENLEWPSDETIYAGWIHDLSPCSPLKKQVRLMKLPKVSTVLAAAALAPAVLFPSMASAAEQPAPAGVSGPDTASDASGDHDSQEVLDRAEVQRILADKESGPGVREAAEKALAGTAGDLRHFLTAESAKQRRADNQVKVAQFYNTGGPAVRKAVVAALHGSDEDILRFLQEGQYTARAEDEDRAEVQRILEDKESGPGVREAAEKALAGTAADLRHFLTVELEDWRWRDDKVKVAQLLNNGGPAMRKGVEAALFGSHEVILKFLKEGQYIARAEDDRVEILTILADKENGLSVSEGAQRALGGTPADLRRFLEVGLADARVIDNRVKVAQILSVGGPAVQKAGVAALKGSPQDVVAFLKEGQYKARAEDEANAAAAAKPTAPVQQPDHAQNTGTGQSAQTVVQPVGSVSTSTGTSATPAPAVVPARVASATAPVSGQLAATGVDEGLGWEAGGAAAAVAAGAALVALSRRRHAADS, via the coding sequence ATGAAGGATGAACAGGAGAGCAGCGCCAGGGGCGGCCGGGCCCTGGCCGAAAATCTGGAATGGCCATCGGATGAAACGATCTATGCTGGCTGGATTCACGATCTCTCCCCGTGTTCTCCGCTCAAGAAGCAGGTCCGCTTGATGAAGTTGCCCAAGGTGTCCACGGTCCTCGCCGCGGCCGCGCTGGCTCCCGCCGTGCTGTTCCCGTCGATGGCGTCCGCTGCCGAGCAGCCGGCGCCCGCGGGGGTGTCCGGTCCGGACACGGCGTCCGATGCGTCGGGGGACCATGACTCCCAGGAGGTGCTGGACCGTGCCGAGGTTCAGCGGATCCTGGCAGACAAGGAGTCGGGGCCGGGTGTTCGGGAGGCTGCCGAGAAGGCTCTCGCCGGTACCGCGGGCGACCTGCGGCACTTCCTCACCGCCGAGTCGGCCAAGCAGCGTCGGGCCGACAACCAGGTGAAGGTCGCCCAGTTCTACAACACTGGCGGTCCTGCTGTGCGTAAGGCCGTCGTGGCCGCGCTGCACGGCTCGGACGAGGACATCCTGAGGTTCCTGCAGGAGGGCCAGTACACGGCCCGCGCGGAGGACGAGGACCGCGCCGAGGTGCAGCGGATTCTGGAGGACAAGGAGTCGGGGCCCGGTGTTCGGGAGGCGGCTGAGAAGGCTCTCGCCGGTACCGCCGCTGACCTGCGGCACTTTCTCACGGTCGAACTGGAGGACTGGCGTTGGCGCGACGACAAGGTGAAAGTCGCCCAGCTCCTCAACAATGGCGGACCCGCGATGCGTAAGGGCGTTGAGGCCGCGCTGTTCGGTTCGCATGAGGTCATCCTGAAGTTCCTGAAGGAGGGCCAGTACATAGCCCGCGCGGAGGACGACCGGGTCGAGATTCTTACGATCCTCGCGGACAAGGAGAACGGCCTGAGTGTCTCCGAGGGGGCTCAGAGGGCCTTGGGCGGCACGCCCGCCGACCTGCGTCGCTTCCTTGAGGTCGGTCTCGCGGACGCACGGGTGATCGACAACCGGGTGAAGGTCGCGCAGATCCTGTCGGTCGGTGGTCCCGCGGTCCAGAAGGCCGGGGTCGCCGCGCTGAAGGGTTCTCCCCAGGACGTGGTCGCCTTCCTGAAGGAGGGCCAGTACAAGGCCCGTGCCGAGGACGAGGCCAACGCGGCGGCCGCCGCCAAGCCGACCGCGCCGGTCCAGCAGCCTGACCATGCCCAGAACACCGGCACCGGGCAGAGCGCCCAGACCGTTGTCCAGCCCGTCGGTTCCGTGAGCACCAGCACTGGCACCAGTGCCACCCCGGCCCCGGCTGTGGTGCCCGCGCGGGTCGCCTCCGCCACGGCTCCCGTCTCCGGTCAGCTCGCCGCGACCGGTGTGGACGAGGGGCTCGGCTGGGAGGCCGGCGGCGCCGCCGCGGCCGTCGCCGCCGGTGCCGCCCTGGTGGCGCTCTCACGTCGCCGGCACGCCGCCGACAGCTGA